A region from the Cystobacter ferrugineus genome encodes:
- a CDS encoding DUF4150 domain-containing protein, producing the protein MSKVFANGRSILHKGSGNTHTSAAPDVCKVPTPGGPVPTPFVNSAQDSMLTKGSKSVTINGYPVALTDSELSTSSGDEPGTAGGLISSKFKGKMAWGSGSVDVKIEGKGVVRFLDVTLHNGNSFNTTFMSAGGTGFAYGDDFEGACVICQKEPDSHAVPELPEESLDIANKILKDLKVREAEWAKVNQEIVTKEAQLKRLLEGQNPPPKQATLDERRAKIQELEEKRKEFEDHRREKSSGYMFGVMVCRNGKKFAAVSGGELPPRFKAIAESHGCTVIGEAATLEDFMAANPRCARGDTEAIKKMTSRWDETEKKSLKMDKGYNNRPGTCAGAKLIGKSGHVASSMTEMFFAFPSARKLSFEVFYRGPINYSPPKGKVEGADGKGPGAWKPPSVAAINEGKGGESVDERVNMRRNSEETVLSCQSCQDTLFMARCDLEAQTCG; encoded by the coding sequence ATGAGCAAGGTCTTCGCCAACGGCCGCTCCATCCTACACAAGGGGAGCGGCAACACGCACACCTCGGCCGCACCCGACGTCTGCAAGGTGCCGACGCCGGGAGGGCCGGTGCCCACGCCCTTCGTCAACTCGGCCCAGGACTCCATGCTCACCAAGGGCAGCAAGAGCGTCACCATCAACGGCTACCCGGTGGCGCTGACAGACTCCGAGTTGAGCACCAGCTCGGGCGATGAGCCGGGAACGGCAGGTGGCCTCATCTCCTCCAAATTCAAGGGGAAGATGGCTTGGGGTAGCGGCAGTGTGGATGTGAAGATCGAGGGGAAGGGCGTCGTGCGCTTCCTCGACGTCACCCTCCACAACGGCAACTCGTTCAACACCACGTTCATGTCGGCTGGGGGGACGGGATTCGCCTACGGGGACGACTTCGAGGGGGCGTGTGTCATCTGTCAGAAGGAGCCGGACAGCCACGCGGTGCCGGAGCTTCCAGAAGAGAGCCTCGACATCGCCAACAAGATTCTCAAGGACCTCAAGGTGCGCGAGGCCGAATGGGCGAAGGTCAATCAGGAAATTGTAACGAAGGAAGCCCAGCTCAAGCGCCTTCTTGAGGGCCAAAACCCACCGCCCAAACAGGCGACCTTGGACGAGCGGAGGGCGAAAATCCAGGAGCTTGAGGAGAAGCGCAAAGAGTTCGAGGATCATCGTCGCGAGAAGTCTAGCGGGTACATGTTCGGGGTCATGGTGTGCCGCAATGGCAAGAAGTTCGCCGCAGTGTCGGGTGGCGAGCTGCCTCCTAGATTCAAAGCCATCGCCGAGTCTCACGGTTGTACAGTCATTGGGGAGGCCGCCACGCTGGAGGACTTCATGGCCGCCAACCCAAGGTGTGCCAGGGGAGACACCGAGGCGATCAAGAAGATGACCAGCAGGTGGGATGAGACAGAGAAAAAGTCCCTCAAAATGGACAAGGGGTACAATAACCGCCCTGGAACGTGCGCAGGCGCCAAGCTCATCGGGAAGAGCGGTCACGTCGCGAGTTCGATGACCGAGATGTTCTTCGCCTTTCCCAGTGCAAGAAAGTTGAGCTTCGAGGTGTTCTACCGCGGACCCATCAACTACTCTCCACCTAAGGGTAAGGTTGAGGGGGCTGATGGCAAAGGGCCGGGGGCTTGGAAGCCTCCGAGTGTCGCTGCTATCAATGAGGGGAAGGGCGGCGAATCTGTCGATGAACGTGTTAACATGCGACGCAATTCGGAGGAGACTGTGCTTTCCTGTCAGTCGTGCCAGGATACGCTTTTCATGGCCCGGTGTGACCTCGAGGCGCAGACGTGCGGATGA
- a CDS encoding 3-oxoacyl-ACP synthase — protein MSGAQVVGLGLCTPVGTSTHMTLASLRAGLVRFTRTEVLDEVAEPVRASRLSLLDDSLTRTQRMAALARQALAGVRPLLDTLPPGRVPLYLGLPEAGLGARVEQEALVAAVLAETEGRLEVVKVHESGRAAFFEALATAQKDLHSGRAGALALVGAVDSLADTASLKALVGARLHLGRRNPDGRIPGEAAGFVALARSGAPKSLKLEATGVLLGTALAVEPKPFSQRGPSLAEGLTEVLHTLRRDAVTGARRVDAVLACQPGDSFWGTEFSRAYLRNASLMPEPLRVYVAGEGLGDAGAGAGPVILGVALHRARWRQAGARRTLVYGSADGGRVGACVVEMIRSAREEP, from the coding sequence ATGAGTGGAGCGCAGGTGGTGGGGCTGGGCCTGTGCACGCCCGTGGGCACCTCGACGCACATGACGCTGGCGTCGCTGCGCGCAGGCCTGGTGCGCTTCACACGGACGGAGGTGCTGGACGAGGTGGCAGAGCCCGTGCGGGCCTCGCGGCTGAGTCTCCTCGACGACTCTCTCACTCGCACCCAGCGCATGGCGGCCCTGGCCCGGCAGGCCCTCGCCGGAGTGCGCCCGCTGCTGGACACACTCCCTCCAGGGCGAGTGCCGCTGTACCTCGGACTGCCCGAGGCGGGGCTGGGGGCCCGGGTGGAGCAGGAGGCGCTGGTGGCGGCGGTGCTGGCCGAGACGGAGGGACGGCTGGAAGTGGTGAAGGTGCACGAGTCCGGGCGGGCCGCCTTCTTCGAGGCCCTGGCCACGGCCCAGAAGGACTTGCACTCCGGCCGGGCGGGGGCGCTGGCCCTGGTAGGCGCGGTGGACTCGCTGGCCGACACTGCTTCCTTGAAGGCGCTGGTGGGCGCGCGGCTGCACCTGGGGCGCCGGAATCCAGACGGGAGGATTCCAGGGGAGGCGGCGGGTTTCGTCGCCCTGGCGCGGTCGGGCGCCCCCAAGTCCCTGAAGCTGGAGGCCACGGGCGTCCTGCTGGGCACGGCACTCGCCGTGGAGCCGAAGCCCTTCTCGCAGCGCGGCCCCAGCCTGGCCGAGGGGCTGACGGAAGTCCTCCATACCCTACGGCGAGACGCGGTGACGGGCGCACGGCGCGTGGACGCAGTCCTGGCCTGTCAGCCCGGAGACTCTTTCTGGGGCACCGAGTTCTCCCGCGCCTACCTGCGCAACGCCTCCCTCATGCCCGAGCCCTTACGCGTGTACGTCGCGGGCGAAGGACTGGGGGACGCGGGGGCTGGTGCCGGTCCCGTCATTCTGGGCGTGGCCCTGCACCGGGCACGCTGGCGCCAGGCCGGCGCACGCAGGACACTCGTCTATGGCAGTGCCGACGGTGGGCGCGTAGGGGCCTGCGTCGTGGAGATGATTCGAAGCGCCAGGGAGGAACCATGA
- a CDS encoding DUF2169 family type VI secretion system accessory protein has translation MPALNNLTPFAATDFLSLTKQGEECLVLVVAGSFVLPPAGRSTNAPLAVCEEQLQPATTDTYWGEPEKSSLRYESQSAYTRPGTDVLLHGRAWAPRGRKVTRTQVAVRVGALEKRAVVSGTRVWYRSLVGLSASDALPFESLPLRYEYAFGGTSASGHETRNPVGRGFYASAKEAEEKRLPSIEAPESLVRGWADRPPPCGFGPVARHWQPRLGWAGTYDAAWVEKRAPLWPADFDERSFHAAPEGLRASTLLRSGEPVVLEGLSPDGPLAFTLPTHRLLARCTFAGRRETRRMVLDTVLLEPEERRLVLTWRATFPAHRQLATHEVSTVRVLLPGEDAP, from the coding sequence ATGCCCGCCCTCAACAACCTCACGCCCTTCGCGGCCACCGACTTCCTCTCGCTGACGAAGCAGGGCGAGGAGTGCCTCGTCCTCGTCGTGGCCGGCAGCTTCGTCCTGCCCCCGGCCGGGCGCTCCACGAACGCACCGCTGGCGGTATGCGAGGAGCAACTGCAGCCCGCCACCACGGACACGTATTGGGGCGAGCCGGAGAAGTCGAGCCTTCGCTACGAGTCGCAATCCGCTTATACGCGGCCCGGTACCGACGTGCTGCTGCACGGCCGGGCCTGGGCGCCCCGAGGCCGCAAGGTGACGCGCACGCAGGTGGCGGTGCGGGTGGGCGCGCTGGAGAAGCGGGCCGTCGTCTCGGGCACCCGCGTCTGGTACCGAAGCCTCGTCGGGCTGAGCGCCTCGGACGCGCTGCCCTTCGAGTCCCTGCCGCTGCGGTACGAGTACGCCTTCGGCGGCACCTCGGCCTCGGGCCACGAGACGCGCAACCCCGTGGGCCGGGGCTTCTACGCCAGTGCGAAGGAGGCGGAGGAAAAGCGCCTGCCCTCCATTGAAGCCCCGGAGTCCCTCGTGCGCGGCTGGGCGGACAGGCCACCGCCCTGCGGCTTCGGGCCGGTGGCGCGGCATTGGCAACCGCGCCTGGGCTGGGCGGGGACGTACGACGCGGCGTGGGTGGAGAAGCGCGCCCCACTCTGGCCCGCGGACTTCGACGAGCGCTCCTTCCACGCCGCCCCCGAGGGCCTGCGGGCATCGACTCTCCTGCGGAGCGGAGAGCCGGTGGTGCTGGAGGGCCTCTCTCCCGACGGGCCCCTGGCCTTCACCCTCCCCACGCACCGGCTACTGGCCCGCTGCACCTTCGCCGGACGGAGGGAGACGCGGCGCATGGTGCTGGACACGGTGCTGCTGGAGCCAGAGGAGCGCCGCCTCGTCCTCACCTGGCGGGCGACGTTTCCGGCGCACCGGCAGCTGGCCACGCATGAGGTGAGCACCGTGCGGGTGTTGCTGCCCGGGGAGGACGCGCCATGA
- a CDS encoding TIGR02270 family protein: MVLLDVLEEYLDEAAFRWVQWERTLVAPDFTLAETAEREERLLACLEGLEDEDALDTVVRPAFDSEEAPRISAAAHTLLALGEVEEVLVRLRGTEAPARAAILRALEVSEAPGLGARLLELLKLEDTALQAGVLEALAFRQEAPAEVLVRFFRHDEQRAQVAALRGALPLPEDAVRRYLPALLDSAHPGIRAAAMEAGLASGVRLAWEACRKAVRSPGAYAREAMVLLALGGDEAEASLLVDWLESAALRADSLWALGFSGRVAAMESCVKYLEVPEVAHLAAEALSAMTGLRLEGAHALPPGERPEGAPVPPEEQESLDADLVPRPEDDLPWPNVAAVRDWWTQARTGFAQGTRYLLGQPFSGPVLLEALESSPMRRRHVLARELAIRTRGQHVIPTRAFTRRQREAIARARGECARLKSTPLASTLR; encoded by the coding sequence ATGGTGTTGCTGGACGTGTTGGAGGAGTACCTGGACGAGGCGGCCTTCCGGTGGGTGCAGTGGGAAAGGACCCTGGTGGCACCGGACTTCACGCTGGCGGAGACGGCGGAGCGCGAGGAAAGGCTGCTGGCGTGCCTGGAGGGACTGGAGGACGAGGATGCGCTCGACACCGTGGTGCGCCCGGCCTTCGACTCAGAGGAGGCGCCGCGTATTTCGGCCGCGGCCCACACGCTGCTGGCGCTGGGGGAAGTGGAGGAGGTGCTGGTGCGGCTGCGAGGGACGGAAGCGCCGGCCCGTGCCGCCATTCTCCGGGCGTTGGAGGTGAGTGAGGCCCCGGGCCTGGGCGCACGCCTCCTGGAGTTGCTGAAGCTGGAGGACACGGCCCTGCAGGCCGGAGTGCTGGAGGCTCTGGCCTTCCGCCAGGAGGCACCCGCCGAGGTGCTGGTGCGTTTCTTCAGACATGATGAACAGCGGGCGCAGGTAGCGGCCCTGCGCGGTGCGCTGCCGCTGCCGGAGGACGCGGTGCGCAGGTATTTGCCCGCGCTGCTGGACTCGGCGCACCCCGGCATTCGTGCAGCGGCCATGGAGGCGGGACTGGCATCTGGAGTGCGTCTGGCCTGGGAGGCCTGCCGCAAGGCGGTGCGGTCGCCCGGCGCGTATGCCCGGGAAGCCATGGTGCTGCTGGCCCTGGGCGGCGACGAGGCGGAGGCGTCTCTCCTGGTGGACTGGCTGGAGTCCGCCGCGTTGCGTGCGGACTCCCTCTGGGCCCTGGGCTTCAGCGGCCGGGTGGCGGCCATGGAGTCCTGCGTGAAGTACCTCGAGGTGCCCGAGGTGGCGCACCTGGCGGCAGAGGCCCTCTCGGCCATGACGGGCCTGCGGCTGGAGGGCGCCCATGCCCTGCCTCCGGGCGAGCGGCCCGAAGGCGCGCCGGTGCCGCCGGAGGAGCAGGAGAGTCTGGACGCGGACCTGGTGCCCCGGCCAGAGGACGACCTGCCCTGGCCGAATGTAGCCGCCGTCAGGGACTGGTGGACGCAAGCACGCACTGGCTTCGCGCAGGGCACGCGCTACCTGCTGGGCCAGCCCTTCAGCGGCCCGGTGTTACTGGAGGCCCTGGAGTCCAGCCCCATGCGACGCCGGCACGTGCTGGCGCGAGAACTGGCCATTCGCACCCGAGGGCAGCATGTCATTCCCACCCGCGCCTTCACCCGCCGCCAACGCGAAGCCATCGCCCGGGCCCGGGGCGAATGTGCCCGACTGAAGAGCACGCCCCTGGCCTCCACTCTGCGCTGA
- a CDS encoding YgiQ family radical SAM protein, translating into MATPIRYAHPFLPVTRADMKARGWEQLDIIIVTGDAYVDHPAFGPVLIARFLEGRGFKVGIISQPDWHSAEPFKELGKPRLFFGVAAGNLDSMLNRLTAQKKNRSEDQYSPGGRTNARPDRATIVYAQRCREAYPDVPIVLGGIEASLRRIAHYDYWSDKVRRAILFDAKADLLVFGMGERPIWEIADRLNRGERIEELRDVRGTAYLINDEAMKVHEADPARRAADQKTVVLPSYEEVVADKEAFARMSRDFQMETNPGNGRPLAQRHGNRAVYFNPPALPLEDGAGKGNSASVAMDELYDLKFNRVPHPMYREPIPAYETVKHSVVLMRGCFGGCTFCSITEHEGRVIQSRSAESVLREVRALRRMGDFRGTLTDLGGPTANMYKLKCKSEDIEKRCRKLSCVHPGVCENLDTDHGPLIDLMKQVRQEEGIKHVFIASGVRYDLAERSPEYVKELAAHHVGGQLSVAPEHVSKRVLEKMKKPGIESFERFQTMFACASEEAGKEQYDIPYFISGHPGSELKDMVELALWLKQNGKRPRQVQDFIPTPMSVATAMYYSGLDPLKMEPVYTARGLREKKLQKALLLYWNPEQWPLAREALIQAGREDLIGRGPHALVPPETSAEASRRKQAEARERQDRRVR; encoded by the coding sequence ATGGCCACTCCGATCCGCTACGCCCATCCCTTCCTGCCCGTCACCCGCGCCGACATGAAGGCCCGGGGCTGGGAACAGCTCGACATCATCATCGTCACGGGTGACGCGTACGTGGACCATCCCGCGTTCGGCCCCGTGCTCATCGCCCGCTTCCTCGAGGGGCGTGGCTTCAAGGTGGGGATCATCTCCCAGCCGGACTGGCACTCGGCCGAGCCCTTCAAGGAACTGGGCAAGCCCCGGCTCTTCTTCGGGGTGGCCGCGGGCAACCTCGACTCGATGCTCAACCGGCTCACCGCGCAGAAGAAGAACCGCTCGGAGGACCAGTACAGCCCCGGTGGGCGCACCAACGCCCGGCCGGACCGGGCCACCATCGTCTACGCCCAGCGCTGCCGCGAGGCGTATCCGGACGTGCCCATTGTCCTGGGGGGCATCGAGGCGTCGCTGCGCCGCATCGCGCACTACGACTACTGGAGCGACAAGGTGCGGCGCGCCATCCTCTTCGATGCCAAGGCGGACCTGCTCGTCTTCGGCATGGGTGAGCGCCCCATCTGGGAGATCGCGGACCGGCTCAACCGGGGCGAGCGCATCGAGGAACTCCGGGATGTGCGGGGCACGGCCTACCTCATCAACGATGAGGCGATGAAGGTCCACGAAGCGGACCCCGCCCGGCGCGCCGCGGATCAGAAGACGGTGGTGCTGCCCTCGTACGAGGAGGTGGTGGCCGACAAGGAGGCCTTCGCGCGCATGTCGCGCGACTTCCAGATGGAGACGAACCCTGGCAACGGGCGTCCCCTGGCGCAGCGCCACGGCAACCGCGCCGTCTACTTCAACCCGCCGGCGCTCCCCCTGGAGGACGGGGCGGGCAAGGGGAACAGCGCGTCGGTGGCCATGGACGAGCTGTATGACCTGAAGTTCAACCGCGTGCCGCACCCCATGTACCGGGAGCCGATTCCGGCCTACGAGACGGTGAAGCACTCGGTGGTGCTCATGCGCGGCTGCTTTGGCGGGTGCACCTTCTGCTCCATCACCGAGCACGAGGGCCGGGTCATCCAGAGCCGCAGCGCGGAGAGCGTGCTGCGCGAGGTGCGGGCCCTGCGGCGCATGGGGGACTTCCGCGGCACGCTCACGGACCTGGGTGGCCCCACGGCGAACATGTACAAGCTCAAGTGCAAGAGCGAGGACATCGAGAAGCGCTGCCGCAAGCTGTCGTGCGTGCACCCGGGCGTGTGCGAGAACCTGGACACGGACCACGGGCCGCTCATCGACTTGATGAAGCAGGTGCGCCAGGAGGAGGGCATCAAGCACGTCTTCATCGCGAGCGGCGTGCGCTACGACCTGGCCGAGCGCTCACCGGAGTACGTGAAGGAACTGGCCGCGCACCACGTGGGCGGGCAGCTCTCGGTGGCGCCCGAGCACGTGTCGAAGCGGGTGCTGGAGAAGATGAAGAAGCCGGGCATCGAGAGTTTCGAGCGCTTCCAGACGATGTTCGCCTGCGCGAGCGAAGAGGCGGGGAAGGAGCAGTACGACATCCCCTACTTCATCAGTGGGCATCCGGGCTCGGAGCTGAAGGACATGGTGGAGCTGGCGCTGTGGCTCAAGCAGAACGGCAAGAGGCCGCGCCAGGTGCAGGACTTCATCCCCACGCCCATGTCGGTGGCCACGGCCATGTACTACTCGGGGTTGGATCCGCTGAAGATGGAGCCGGTGTACACGGCGCGGGGCCTGCGCGAGAAGAAGCTGCAGAAGGCGCTGCTGCTCTATTGGAACCCGGAGCAGTGGCCGCTGGCGCGTGAGGCGCTCATCCAGGCGGGTCGTGAGGATTTGATCGGCCGGGGACCCCACGCGCTGGTGCCTCCGGAGACGAGCGCCGAGGCCTCGCGCCGCAAGCAGGCCGAGGCTCGTGAGCGGCAGGACCGCCGCGTCCGATAA
- a CDS encoding HAD family hydrolase, whose protein sequence is MTAPPKTIVFDLDGTLVDSLPDIIASFQYALESLKLPVPSDAEVRALVGLPLEDMYAHFAPDHVPELCAIYREYYPRNFVKRSRPFPGAVELLRTLRERGYTLAIATTKRTDMARRFVEALGLTSALDHIQGTDGFPHKPAPDVIQRALAALGSEGLWMVGDTTHDILAGRAAGLRTYAVTWGNHGPDELATAKPDEIQADLSRLLEHLPARA, encoded by the coding sequence ATGACCGCCCCGCCCAAGACCATCGTCTTCGACCTCGACGGCACGCTGGTGGACTCGCTGCCGGACATCATCGCCAGCTTCCAGTACGCCCTGGAGAGCCTGAAGCTGCCCGTGCCCTCGGACGCGGAGGTCCGCGCCCTCGTCGGCCTGCCCCTCGAGGACATGTACGCGCACTTCGCGCCCGACCATGTCCCCGAACTGTGCGCCATCTACCGCGAGTACTACCCCCGCAACTTCGTCAAGCGCTCGCGCCCCTTCCCCGGCGCCGTGGAGCTGCTGCGCACCCTGCGCGAGCGCGGCTACACGCTCGCCATCGCCACCACCAAGCGCACCGACATGGCCCGGCGCTTCGTCGAGGCGCTCGGGTTGACGTCCGCCCTGGATCACATCCAGGGCACCGACGGCTTCCCCCACAAGCCCGCGCCGGACGTCATCCAGCGGGCCCTGGCCGCGCTCGGCTCCGAGGGCCTGTGGATGGTGGGCGACACCACCCACGACATCCTCGCCGGACGCGCCGCGGGCCTGCGCACCTATGCCGTCACCTGGGGCAACCACGGCCCGGATGAGCTCGCCACCGCGAAGCCGGACGAGATCCAGGCCGATCTCTCGCGGTTGCTCGAGCACCTGCCCGCGCGCGCCTGA
- a CDS encoding sterol desaturase family protein — MPILPPRSPIDVALGAFVLNLLRYVLFALPAFVFFHRRTPQRFLSRRLGPGPVSETQARREIFYSMISLAIFGLVGVCMYALAEAGLSRFYTDDRYGPVWFVLSIPVMLLVHDTYFYWTHRFMHWKPIFKRVHTVHHQSHDPSPLAAYAFHPLEAVIEAGIGPLILLTLPVHRGAFLIFLTIQLFINVIGHLGFELYPRGFLRSPVGRWFNTTTHHHQHHQRMKWNFGLYFNVWDRLLGTNHPQYESTSKPSPRQPRQSPPSRSRPSPRRPWRVGSPRARTERLSSCSPSVRPVHGMGAGRCRTASPC, encoded by the coding sequence ATGCCCATTCTTCCCCCGCGTTCCCCCATTGACGTCGCGTTGGGCGCATTCGTCCTCAACCTGCTGCGCTACGTGCTGTTCGCCCTTCCGGCGTTCGTGTTCTTCCACCGCCGCACGCCGCAGCGCTTCCTGTCCCGGCGGCTGGGACCCGGGCCGGTGAGCGAGACGCAGGCGCGCCGGGAGATCTTCTATTCGATGATCTCCCTGGCCATCTTCGGGCTGGTGGGCGTGTGCATGTACGCGCTCGCCGAGGCCGGGCTGTCGCGCTTCTACACCGACGACCGCTACGGGCCGGTGTGGTTCGTCCTGTCCATTCCCGTGATGCTCCTGGTGCACGACACGTACTTCTATTGGACGCACCGCTTCATGCACTGGAAGCCCATCTTCAAGCGCGTCCACACGGTGCACCACCAGTCGCACGATCCGTCGCCGCTCGCCGCCTACGCCTTCCACCCCCTGGAGGCCGTCATCGAGGCGGGCATCGGACCGCTCATCTTGCTGACGCTGCCCGTCCACCGCGGCGCGTTCCTCATCTTCCTGACCATCCAGCTCTTCATCAACGTCATCGGGCACCTGGGCTTCGAGCTGTATCCGCGGGGCTTCCTGCGCTCGCCCGTGGGCCGGTGGTTCAACACGACCACGCATCACCACCAGCACCACCAGCGGATGAAGTGGAACTTCGGCCTCTACTTCAACGTGTGGGACCGGTTGCTGGGCACCAACCACCCCCAGTACGAGTCCACCTCGAAGCCCTCACCACGCCAGCCACGCCAGAGTCCTCCGTCGAGGAGCCGGCCGAGTCCACGCCGGCCCTGGCGGGTGGGCTCTCCTCGCGCCCGAACTGAACGCCTCTCTTCCTGCTCGCCCTCCGTGCGTCCGGTGCATGGGATGGGGGCGGGCAGGTGCAGGACCGCGTCACCGTGCTGA
- a CDS encoding SDR family NAD(P)-dependent oxidoreductase: protein MDLELRNRRALVTGSTFGIGFAIAKGLAAEGAHVIINGRKGESVDKAIARIRQEVPGAQVEGVAADATTAEGTQAVFARVPAVDILVNNLGIFEPKPFFEIPDADWMRFFEANVLSGVRFSRHYAPGMRERGWGRILFISSESALNIPTEMVHYGMTKTAQLSISRGLAMELAESGVTVNAVLPGPTKTEGVQDFMQNLAKSKGQTVEQTEADFFRTARPGSLLRRFASPDEVAHLAVYLCSARASATTGAALRVDGGLINNIG, encoded by the coding sequence ATGGACCTCGAACTCCGCAATCGTCGAGCACTCGTCACCGGCTCCACCTTCGGTATCGGCTTCGCCATCGCCAAGGGACTGGCCGCCGAGGGTGCCCACGTCATCATCAACGGCCGCAAGGGCGAGTCGGTGGACAAGGCGATCGCGCGCATCCGCCAGGAAGTGCCCGGCGCCCAGGTGGAGGGCGTGGCGGCGGATGCAACCACCGCCGAGGGCACCCAGGCGGTGTTCGCCCGCGTGCCCGCGGTGGACATCCTCGTGAACAACCTGGGCATCTTCGAGCCCAAGCCCTTCTTCGAGATTCCGGACGCCGACTGGATGCGCTTCTTCGAGGCCAACGTGCTCAGCGGCGTGCGCTTCTCGCGTCACTACGCGCCCGGCATGCGCGAGCGCGGCTGGGGCCGCATCCTCTTCATCTCCAGTGAGTCCGCCCTCAACATCCCCACGGAGATGGTCCACTACGGCATGACGAAGACGGCCCAGTTGAGCATCTCGCGCGGACTCGCCATGGAGCTGGCGGAGTCGGGCGTGACGGTGAACGCCGTGCTGCCCGGCCCCACGAAGACCGAGGGCGTGCAGGACTTCATGCAGAACCTGGCGAAGTCCAAGGGACAGACGGTCGAACAGACCGAGGCGGACTTCTTCCGCACCGCGCGCCCCGGCTCGCTCCTGCGCCGCTTCGCCTCGCCCGACGAGGTGGCCCACCTGGCCGTCTACCTGTGCAGCGCGCGGGCCTCGGCCACCACCGGCGCCGCGCTGCGCGTGGATGGCGGTCTCATCAACAACATCGGCTGA
- a CDS encoding DUF4442 domain-containing protein produces MRPLSHLTQSLSQLASPENLRPLWNVLRHAPGGGVLMGQLIGNMAPYTGTIRPEVLSLETGYVRVRMRDRRAVRNHLRSVHAIALMNLGEVATGLAVLSSLIGGMRGIITHLEMDYLKKARGPITAECHAPATTPGERKEYDVQADLLDEAGEVVARARARWLIGPAMH; encoded by the coding sequence ATGCGCCCCCTCTCCCATCTGACCCAGTCCCTGAGCCAGCTCGCCTCCCCCGAAAACCTGCGCCCCCTGTGGAACGTGCTTCGCCACGCACCGGGAGGCGGGGTGCTGATGGGGCAGCTCATCGGCAACATGGCTCCGTACACGGGCACCATCCGCCCGGAGGTGCTCTCCCTCGAGACCGGCTACGTCCGGGTGCGCATGAGGGACAGGCGCGCGGTGCGCAACCACCTGCGCTCGGTGCACGCCATCGCGCTGATGAACCTGGGCGAAGTGGCCACCGGTCTGGCGGTGCTGTCCTCGCTGATCGGAGGCATGCGCGGCATCATCACCCACCTGGAGATGGACTACCTGAAGAAGGCGCGTGGCCCCATCACCGCGGAGTGCCACGCGCCCGCGACCACGCCCGGCGAGCGCAAGGAGTACGACGTCCAGGCGGATCTCCTTGACGAGGCCGGCGAGGTCGTGGCCCGGGCCCGCGCCCGCTGGCTCATCGGCCCCGCCATGCACTGA